In one window of Methanosarcina vacuolata Z-761 DNA:
- a CDS encoding response regulator produces MARIMIVDDAEFMRMIIRDILLIHGHEVVAEVDDGEEAIQIYFEVKPDIVLMDIIMPDMDGKEALQKILTMDPKAKIVMCSSIGQQALITESMKIGAMGFIVKPFEPDGMLDVIRKIAEPN; encoded by the coding sequence ATGGCCAGAATTATGATCGTGGACGATGCCGAATTTATGCGGATGATTATTAGAGATATTCTTCTGATTCACGGACATGAAGTTGTTGCTGAGGTCGATGATGGGGAAGAGGCAATTCAGATTTATTTCGAAGTAAAGCCCGATATTGTGTTAATGGATATAATTATGCCAGATATGGATGGAAAAGAGGCACTGCAAAAAATTCTTACTATGGACCCTAAGGCAAAAATAGTAATGTGTTCTTCCATTGGTCAACAGGCCCTCATAACTGAATCAATGAAAATAGGAGCTATGGGTTTTATAGTAAAGCCTTTTGAGCCTGATGGAATGCTCGATGTAATAAGAAAAATTGCTGAACCGAATTAG
- a CDS encoding response regulator, with product MTIRALIVTDSALIRKFLSDILSQDPNLRVIGTAFNGKDGLEKIKKLKPDVVLLDNVMPIFDGLKTLARVMKECPTPVVMISAPGERAKEITLTAFEYGAVDVIKKPEGILSQRIPDIAEEICRKTRAAAKANLENLEFMRNRRKNRTSIKEKN from the coding sequence ATGACTATCCGCGCACTTATAGTGACTGATTCTGCTTTAATTCGCAAATTCCTTTCCGATATTCTCAGTCAGGACCCGAATCTCAGAGTTATAGGAACGGCATTCAATGGAAAGGACGGCCTTGAAAAAATTAAAAAATTAAAGCCTGATGTCGTTCTTCTAGACAATGTTATGCCTATTTTTGACGGCCTTAAGACTCTTGCGCGGGTTATGAAAGAGTGCCCAACTCCTGTTGTAATGATTTCAGCCCCTGGGGAAAGAGCTAAGGAGATTACGCTTACAGCCTTTGAATACGGAGCAGTGGATGTAATCAAGAAGCCTGAAGGGATTCTCAGTCAGAGAATACCAGATATTGCAGAAGAAATTTGCAGAAAAACCCGTGCAGCTGCAAAAGCTAATCTTGAAAATCTGGAGTTCATGCGAAATAGGAGGAAAAACCGGACATCAATAAAAGAAAAAAATTAG
- a CDS encoding chemotaxis protein CheA → MDMSKYMGIFRAESEKYIKELSDSLLVLETDPENAEQMNTLFRAAHTFKGMAATMGFKQIVELTHEMESLIDRLRTRQIVLNSSLIDVLLVCVDALEELLENVCESEGNKPGKREKDGETKNESHTDVYEVLKALREVNDSPENASIQNAGDKSLPAEKESEEGGEEGGEESGEEGGEEGGEEGWKIKDNGKKCIRDKEISKTEETNKVKNAAKEIYRPEKEEKTPAYPKSNPKVKIVQNPRISTEQLDKLMNLVGELVINQSRINELTRNLQSKELEAALSDFHKLTRELQDEVIEARMVPLDHITYIYPRMIRDLARVQNKKIDFVIKGKEIKLDRTILEEIGDSLVHLLRNAVDHGIEIPEKRVKLGKKENGTILVTASRQENFVLIRIEDDGCGIDTNEIRKVALKKGIISRESAEQLQEEEAMQLIFTPGLSTSDSVTDISGRGIGMDVVKNRVERLGGSVKVESKPGLGSRFELKLPLTVAVYQAMLVRVEKEKYAIPFTNIVKNIEVSSQEIKHIKGQEVILIDNKILPLLRLRKQFQLPDDDNENNIFVVMVEKHGQYIGVVVDELLGKQEVIVKSFKSKLLDNTGRFAGATILGDGNVILIIDVNSLI, encoded by the coding sequence ATGGATATGTCAAAATATATGGGCATTTTCAGGGCAGAGTCTGAGAAATATATCAAAGAGTTGAGTGATTCCCTGCTGGTGCTTGAGACTGATCCTGAAAATGCGGAACAGATGAATACGTTATTTCGTGCAGCTCATACATTCAAAGGTATGGCCGCAACTATGGGGTTCAAACAAATTGTAGAGTTAACGCATGAAATGGAAAGTTTGATAGACAGACTGCGTACACGGCAAATTGTACTTAATTCTTCTTTGATTGATGTTCTCTTGGTATGTGTGGATGCCCTTGAGGAGCTTTTAGAAAATGTCTGTGAGAGTGAGGGAAATAAGCCCGGAAAAAGAGAAAAAGATGGGGAGACTAAAAACGAGTCCCATACTGATGTCTACGAAGTGTTAAAAGCCTTAAGGGAAGTAAACGATTCTCCTGAAAACGCTTCCATTCAAAATGCCGGAGATAAATCCCTGCCTGCAGAGAAAGAAAGTGAAGAAGGCGGAGAAGAAGGTGGAGAAGAAAGTGGAGAAGAAGGTGGAGAAGAAGGCGGAGAAGAAGGCTGGAAAATAAAAGATAACGGAAAAAAATGCATTAGAGATAAAGAAATATCAAAAACTGAAGAAACTAATAAAGTAAAAAATGCCGCGAAAGAAATATATCGGCCAGAAAAAGAAGAAAAAACTCCAGCTTATCCAAAATCAAATCCTAAAGTGAAAATTGTTCAGAACCCCAGAATCAGTACCGAGCAGCTTGATAAATTGATGAATCTCGTGGGCGAGCTCGTAATTAACCAGAGCAGAATAAACGAGCTTACGCGCAACCTGCAATCCAAGGAGCTTGAGGCTGCACTTTCAGATTTTCATAAACTAACAAGAGAACTGCAAGATGAAGTGATCGAGGCAAGAATGGTACCTCTGGACCATATTACCTATATCTATCCCAGAATGATCAGAGATCTTGCACGCGTACAAAATAAAAAAATTGATTTTGTAATCAAGGGTAAAGAAATCAAGCTCGACAGAACTATTCTCGAAGAAATCGGGGATTCCCTGGTTCACCTGTTAAGAAATGCAGTAGATCACGGAATAGAAATTCCGGAGAAGCGTGTGAAACTTGGGAAAAAAGAGAATGGTACTATACTGGTTACAGCTTCAAGACAGGAAAATTTTGTCCTTATTAGAATAGAAGATGATGGATGTGGAATAGATACTAACGAAATCAGGAAAGTTGCATTAAAGAAAGGAATTATCTCAAGAGAAAGTGCGGAGCAGCTTCAGGAAGAGGAAGCAATGCAGCTTATCTTTACTCCAGGTCTCAGTACCTCTGATAGTGTTACAGATATCTCCGGAAGGGGAATCGGGATGGATGTTGTAAAAAACAGAGTTGAACGCCTTGGAGGATCCGTAAAAGTTGAGTCAAAGCCTGGACTTGGTTCCAGGTTCGAATTGAAACTCCCTTTAACCGTTGCGGTTTATCAGGCCATGCTGGTAAGAGTTGAAAAGGAAAAGTACGCAATTCCCTTCACAAACATAGTGAAAAACATTGAAGTTAGCTCGCAGGAAATCAAGCATATCAAAGGACAGGAAGTCATTTTAATAGACAATAAAATTCTTCCACTTTTAAGATTGAGAAAGCAGTTTCAGCTACCTGATGATGACAACGAGAACAATATTTTCGTAGTTATGGTTGAAAAACACGGGCAATATATTGGAGTAGTCGTAGATGAGCTGCTTGGAAAACAGGAAGTAATAGTAAAAAGCTTCAAAAGTAAGCTTCTTGATAATACCGGAAGATTTGCAGGAGCAACAATTCTGGGCGACGGAAACGTTATTTTAATTATCGATGTTAACTCCCTTATTTGA
- a CDS encoding CheR family methyltransferase → MDNGPVRKANDSEINKEKNKGKSKEINRGIKTYQNLEKDPGFELLKRTISGNTGFNCEHYKEAHFKRRINVRVRATNSESYGAYLKLLKKDPEEYEFLLDALTVNVSEFFRNPETFRIIEKDVVPSLVTNRSGLFIRSIRIWSAGCAAGEEAYSLAILLHRTLKNDFNKYRIRIIGTDIDIQSLEKAKKGIYNENSLKNLDPGTKERYFFKQGDNYQVIDEVKNITQFKRHDLISDPRIDHFDLIVCRNVMIYFKKEIQEQLQLSFYRALEKGGFFIIGKSETLLETASSFFRSYNTRERLYIKEI, encoded by the coding sequence ATGGATAACGGTCCAGTTAGAAAGGCAAATGATAGTGAAATAAATAAAGAGAAAAATAAAGGGAAAAGTAAAGAGATAAATAGAGGGATAAAAACATATCAAAATCTAGAAAAAGACCCGGGCTTTGAATTATTAAAGAGAACTATTAGTGGAAACACCGGCTTTAACTGTGAACATTATAAGGAAGCTCATTTCAAGCGTAGAATTAACGTGCGCGTTCGCGCCACCAATTCTGAGAGTTATGGAGCATATCTGAAACTTTTAAAGAAAGATCCGGAAGAATACGAATTTCTTCTTGATGCTCTCACTGTAAATGTTAGTGAGTTTTTCCGAAATCCCGAAACCTTCAGAATAATCGAAAAAGATGTCGTTCCCTCTCTTGTTACAAACAGATCAGGACTATTTATCCGATCAATTCGCATCTGGAGTGCTGGTTGTGCGGCAGGAGAAGAGGCCTATTCCCTTGCTATCCTGCTGCACAGGACCCTGAAAAACGACTTTAATAAGTATAGAATAAGAATTATAGGGACGGATATTGATATTCAAAGTCTGGAAAAAGCCAAAAAGGGCATTTATAATGAGAATTCACTTAAAAATCTTGATCCAGGCACAAAAGAACGTTATTTCTTCAAACAGGGAGATAATTATCAGGTAATAGACGAGGTTAAGAATATAACGCAATTTAAACGCCACGATTTAATTTCAGATCCCAGAATCGATCATTTTGATCTTATTGTCTGCCGAAACGTAATGATATATTTTAAAAAGGAGATTCAAGAGCAATTACAGCTTAGTTTCTACAGGGCTCTCGAAAAAGGAGGATTTTTTATAATAGGAAAGTCCGAAACACTGCTTGAGACTGCATCAAGTTTCTTTAGATCTTATAATACAAGAGAGCGCCTGTACATAAAGGAAATCTAA
- the fhcD gene encoding formylmethanofuran--tetrahydromethanopterin N-formyltransferase gives MEINGVEIEDTYAEAFPIKIARVLITAATKRWALVAATEAIGFATSVIMCPAEAGIERLASPGETPDGRPGVYIQICNFKYEALEGQLLQRIGQCVLTAPTTAVFNGLPEAEKQFAIGAKLRFFGDGMESEVQIEGRKMHKIPIMEGDFLNEENIGAVAGIAGGNFFIFGDSQMTALTAAEVAVDAIGELEGTITPFPGGIVSSGSKSGANKYKFLKATANEKFCPSIKDKVENTEIPADVNAVYEIVINGLDEESIKAAMKAGIKAAVTVPGVKKISAGNYGGKLGKYQFKLHELF, from the coding sequence ATGGAAATCAACGGAGTAGAAATCGAAGATACATATGCAGAAGCGTTTCCGATCAAGATTGCACGGGTACTCATAACAGCTGCTACCAAGCGCTGGGCCCTTGTAGCAGCTACTGAAGCTATAGGCTTTGCAACATCCGTTATAATGTGTCCTGCCGAAGCTGGAATTGAGAGATTAGCAAGTCCCGGTGAGACTCCCGATGGCAGGCCTGGAGTTTACATTCAGATATGTAATTTTAAATATGAAGCTCTGGAAGGACAATTGCTTCAAAGAATTGGACAATGTGTCCTCACAGCCCCTACAACTGCAGTTTTCAACGGGCTACCTGAGGCTGAAAAGCAGTTTGCCATTGGTGCTAAACTCAGATTTTTCGGAGATGGTATGGAGTCAGAAGTCCAGATTGAAGGCCGCAAGATGCACAAAATTCCTATCATGGAAGGAGACTTCTTGAACGAGGAAAATATTGGAGCTGTAGCTGGAATTGCAGGCGGAAACTTTTTCATCTTCGGAGACTCCCAGATGACCGCCCTGACCGCAGCCGAAGTTGCTGTTGATGCAATTGGAGAGCTTGAAGGTACAATTACCCCCTTCCCTGGCGGCATTGTATCCAGCGGATCCAAATCCGGAGCAAACAAATACAAGTTCCTGAAAGCTACTGCTAATGAAAAATTCTGCCCTTCCATAAAGGATAAGGTTGAAAACACTGAAATCCCGGCAGATGTCAATGCTGTTTATGAAATAGTCATCAACGGGCTTGATGAAGAAAGCATAAAAGCTGCCATGAAAGCAGGAATTAAAGCCGCTGTAACTGTTCCGGGCGTTAAGAAAATCTCAGCAGGAAACTACGGCGGAAAGCTGGGTAAATATCAGTTTAAACTGCATGAGCTCTTCTAA
- a CDS encoding pentapeptide repeat-containing protein: MTVFIYHICYFNNCYFNNCYFNNCYFNNCYFNNCYFNNCYFNNCYFNNCYFNNGYFNIATLILLL, encoded by the coding sequence ATAACTGTTTTCATATATCATATATGCTATTTTAATAACTGCTATTTTAATAACTGCTATTTTAATAACTGCTATTTTAATAACTGCTATTTTAATAACTGCTATTTTAATAACTGCTATTTTAATAACTGCTATTTTAATAACTGCTATTTTAATAACGGCTATTTTAATATTGCTACTTTAATATTGCTACTTTAA
- a CDS encoding TraB/GumN family protein → MSKPEITDSQDKDPDYNFYSTSQESISSSQESIYSMDKLVTESAENSTSVGKSKISGSSINMPQEEKTSVSASKIEPDKLETKLDISSEIIAEPIPDSASEVSIPSPSQFSDAHQAEYQPSKVVLIGTAHVSEKSVAEVKAAIRDLKPDIVAVELCRGRYDSLKGNVQEKQVPIKDILTEGKVYYYMIHWLLAYVQKKIGDDMGVRPGAEMLAAIEEAESTGAKVALIDRDIQVTLQRFWGKMKFLEKVKMIFSLLGGLIGIGKGTDIDIDKITETDVVTGLVNELREFAPTAAEVLIDERDAYLAGSILKVAAGGNKTVVVVIGAGHKPGVTEYLKNPKSVPPLNSLMQVPKKRIGLGKIVGFAFVAVIVGFFLLLLLSGVPLKLLLIAFGWWFIITGTLSAIGTLLAGGHPYSVLTAFSVAWLTTLHPLIAAGWFAGLVEAKQRNPTTADIKALAGVETFKEMFKNKFMRVLLVASFANIGSMTGTFVAAYVMMHVTGIDPRDVLLSGFNAIGL, encoded by the coding sequence ATGAGCAAACCTGAAATTACAGATTCTCAGGACAAGGACCCTGACTACAATTTTTATAGTACATCTCAGGAGTCAATAAGTTCATCTCAGGAGTCAATATATTCTATGGACAAACTTGTGACCGAATCCGCAGAAAACTCCACTTCTGTCGGAAAGTCTAAAATTTCTGGTTCTTCAATTAACATGCCGCAGGAAGAAAAAACTTCTGTGTCAGCATCCAAGATAGAACCCGATAAGCTTGAAACCAAGCTTGACATAAGTTCCGAAATTATTGCAGAACCTATTCCTGATTCGGCTTCCGAAGTTTCAATTCCTTCACCTTCTCAATTTTCGGATGCGCATCAGGCTGAATATCAGCCATCAAAAGTTGTGCTTATAGGAACCGCCCACGTCTCTGAAAAGAGTGTTGCCGAGGTCAAGGCCGCTATAAGGGATCTGAAACCTGATATTGTAGCTGTCGAGCTTTGTAGGGGACGTTATGATTCCCTGAAGGGTAATGTGCAGGAAAAGCAGGTGCCTATCAAGGACATTCTTACTGAAGGCAAGGTTTACTATTACATGATTCACTGGCTGCTTGCCTATGTACAGAAAAAGATCGGCGACGACATGGGTGTAAGGCCCGGAGCCGAAATGCTTGCTGCAATCGAGGAAGCCGAGTCTACAGGAGCTAAAGTTGCCTTAATTGATAGGGATATTCAGGTGACCCTCCAGCGTTTCTGGGGAAAAATGAAATTCCTGGAAAAAGTCAAGATGATCTTTTCCCTTTTAGGTGGCTTAATAGGAATAGGAAAAGGAACTGACATAGACATTGATAAAATTACAGAAACCGACGTTGTAACTGGCCTCGTAAATGAACTTAGAGAATTTGCCCCAACTGCAGCTGAGGTTCTCATTGATGAAAGGGATGCATATCTTGCAGGAAGCATCCTTAAGGTTGCCGCAGGTGGAAACAAAACTGTTGTCGTGGTAATTGGAGCCGGGCATAAGCCAGGAGTAACTGAGTACCTGAAGAACCCGAAAAGCGTTCCTCCCCTGAATAGTCTTATGCAGGTTCCAAAGAAACGTATAGGTCTTGGAAAGATTGTTGGCTTTGCTTTTGTCGCCGTTATAGTTGGATTCTTTTTACTACTGTTGCTTTCTGGTGTTCCACTTAAACTCCTGTTAATAGCCTTCGGATGGTGGTTTATTATTACAGGAACTCTCAGTGCAATCGGTACTTTACTTGCAGGTGGTCATCCTTACTCAGTTCTGACTGCTTTTTCGGTTGCCTGGCTAACCACTCTGCACCCTCTTATTGCTGCAGGCTGGTTTGCTGGTCTTGTCGAAGCGAAACAGCGAAACCCTACTACTGCAGACATAAAAGCTCTGGCAGGAGTAGAAACCTTCAAGGAAATGTTCAAAAATAAGTTCATGCGAGTCCTCCTTGTCGCAAGCTTTGCAAACATAGGAAGTATGACAGGGACCTTCGTTGCAGCTTATGTCATGATGCATGTAACTGGCATTGACCCGAGAGATGTTTTACTTTCTGGGTTTAATGCAATTGGACTCTAA
- a CDS encoding CBS domain-containing protein codes for MKSSVKIGSVMGIPIRLHITFLLILPIFAYAFAINPQPFGFEGVEPSITRYSLSVLTAILLFASILVHELAHSYLAMRYGVKIENITLFLFGGVSSMEKIPRKPEQEAKMASAGPLTSLVIGLVCLLVYGSFISPNPMLSQNPVYLVIWILGVMNLILGIFNLLPAFPMDGGRVLRSFYARRMSYVKATQSAASVGKFFAVLMAIFGILVGNPWFPLIALFIYVGASEEERSTRAEVTLENIRVRDIMTRNVVSVSPSMSVDDLVKFMFEKKHMGYPVMEGDSLKGIVTFTDIQHIPPVDRPAAQVSDIMTRDVISVSPDAQAVDVLRLMSSKNIGRVLVIDNGSIVGILSRTDLVRTLKLRSE; via the coding sequence ATGAAATCGTCAGTGAAAATCGGGAGTGTTATGGGTATACCTATCAGGCTGCACATAACTTTTCTTCTCATATTACCCATATTTGCTTATGCGTTTGCGATCAACCCGCAACCTTTTGGTTTTGAAGGAGTTGAGCCGTCTATCACAAGATATTCGCTTTCAGTCCTGACTGCCATCCTGCTTTTTGCTTCGATCCTTGTACATGAACTTGCACATTCATATCTAGCAATGCGTTACGGGGTCAAAATTGAGAACATCACTCTCTTCCTTTTTGGAGGAGTGTCGTCTATGGAAAAGATACCCCGAAAACCTGAACAGGAAGCAAAAATGGCTTCTGCGGGACCCCTTACAAGCCTTGTAATAGGCTTAGTCTGTCTTTTAGTATACGGAAGTTTCATTTCCCCTAACCCTATGCTTTCTCAAAACCCGGTATACCTTGTTATTTGGATTCTTGGGGTTATGAACCTTATACTCGGGATCTTCAACCTGCTGCCTGCTTTTCCAATGGATGGGGGTAGAGTACTTCGCTCTTTCTACGCGAGAAGAATGTCCTATGTGAAAGCTACCCAGAGTGCAGCATCTGTAGGGAAATTTTTTGCTGTTCTTATGGCAATTTTTGGAATTCTCGTAGGCAATCCCTGGTTTCCTTTGATCGCGCTCTTTATTTATGTCGGCGCGTCTGAAGAGGAACGCTCTACTCGGGCTGAGGTGACACTTGAAAATATTAGGGTCAGGGATATTATGACCAGGAATGTGGTTTCAGTCAGTCCTTCCATGAGTGTGGACGACCTGGTCAAATTCATGTTTGAGAAGAAACATATGGGTTACCCTGTTATGGAAGGGGACAGCCTGAAAGGAATTGTGACGTTTACGGACATCCAGCATATTCCTCCTGTTGACCGCCCGGCGGCCCAGGTCTCGGATATTATGACCAGAGATGTTATCTCGGTATCTCCGGATGCGCAAGCCGTTGATGTCCTGAGACTTATGTCCTCTAAAAATATTGGAAGAGTTCTTGTTATTGATAACGGGTCGATTGTAGGAATACTCTCAAGAACGGATCTTGTAAGGACTCTGAAACTGAGGTCAGAGTAA